CATGAAATGGGCGATGTCACCGCCAGCAATATTCAGACTTGGCTCACCGGGCGCATTGCACTGGTGGAAAACGCGGCACAAAACATCGCCATCAACCCTGAGCCTGCGACGGTTGCCAGCCTGCTGGAACAGAAAACGCTGACGTCTTCCTTCATGGCGACTTACGTGGGTGACAGCAAAGGGGCCTTCACCATCCGCCCCGACACCAAGATGCCGGATGGCTTCGACCCCCGCGTTCGCCCTTGGTACAAAGGTGCCCAGAGCAGCAACGGTTCGACCCTGACTGAACCGTACATCGACGCCGCCACCGGGCAATTGATCATTTCCATCGCCACCCCCAGCGCCAAAGGAGGCCAGAGCATCGGCGTGGTGGGCGGCGACCTCAGCCTGCAAACCCTGGTGGATAACATCGGCGCGCTGAACTTCGGCGGCATGGGCTATGCGTTCCTGGTCAGCGCCGACGGCAAAGTGCTGGTACACCCGGACAAAAACCTGGTGATGAAAACCCTGACCGATGTGTATCCGAAAAACACGCCGAAGATCAGTGGCAACTTCAGTGAAGTCGAGGCCAACGGCAAGGACAACATCGTGACCTTCACACCGATCAAAGGCCTGCCGTCGGTGAACTGGTACTTGGGCATTTCGGTCGATAAAGACAAATCCTTCGCCATGCTCAGCGAATTCCGTACCTCGGCGGTCATCGCCACCATCATTGCCGTGGTGATCATTATTGCCCTGCTGGGCATGCTGATTCGCGTGCTGTTGCAGCCGCTGCACGTGATGACCCGCGCCATGCAGGATATCGCCGACGGCGAAGGTGACCTGACGCGCCGCCTGACCATCCAGAACCACGATGAGTTCGGCACCCTGGCTAACGCTTTCAACCGCTTCGTGGAGCGGATTCACACGTCCATCCGTGAAGTATCTTCAGCCACCGAGCAGGTCAACGAAGTGGCACTGCGGGTTGTCAGCGCCTCCAACTCGTCGATGGTCAACTCCGACGAACAGGCCAACCGCACCAACAGCGTGGCTGCCGCCATCAACGAACTGGGCGCCGCCGCGCAGGAAATAGCGCGCAACGCTGCACAAGCGTCCAACCAGGCCAGCGACGCGCGGCA
The genomic region above belongs to Pseudomonas sp. S35 and contains:
- a CDS encoding methyl-accepting chemotaxis protein codes for the protein MNKNLRFSHKILLAASLIVIAAFALFTLYNDYLQRNAIRDDLNNYLHEMGDVTASNIQTWLTGRIALVENAAQNIAINPEPATVASLLEQKTLTSSFMATYVGDSKGAFTIRPDTKMPDGFDPRVRPWYKGAQSSNGSTLTEPYIDAATGQLIISIATPSAKGGQSIGVVGGDLSLQTLVDNIGALNFGGMGYAFLVSADGKVLVHPDKNLVMKTLTDVYPKNTPKISGNFSEVEANGKDNIVTFTPIKGLPSVNWYLGISVDKDKSFAMLSEFRTSAVIATIIAVVIIIALLGMLIRVLLQPLHVMTRAMQDIADGEGDLTRRLTIQNHDEFGTLANAFNRFVERIHTSIREVSSATEQVNEVALRVVSASNSSMVNSDEQANRTNSVAAAINELGAAAQEIARNAAQASNQASDARHLAEDGQQVVERNIKAMTQLSAMISASSSNIEALNSKTVNIGQILEVITSISQQTNLLALNAAIEAARAGEAGRGFAVVADEVRNLAHRTQESAQQVQKMIEELQVGARDSVSTMSDSQRHSQDSVEIANLAGERLNSVTQRIGEIDGMNQSVATATEEQTSVVESINMDITEINTLNQEGVENLQSTLRACADLEQQAARLKQLVGSFRI